In a single window of the Acipenser ruthenus chromosome 8, fAciRut3.2 maternal haplotype, whole genome shotgun sequence genome:
- the LOC117407281 gene encoding TSC22 domain family protein 1-like isoform X3: protein MKETALRVQGCDRMAIKVLLWELEQHLKSSSGASVVAIDNKIEQAMDLVKSHLMYAVREEVEVLKEQIKELIDRNSQLEQENNLLKNLASPEQLAQFQAQLQSGSPPASSQQPGTATQPAPPSSQSSGPSA from the exons ATGAAAGAAACAGCTCTTCGGGTGCAAGGCTGTGACAGGATGGCCATCAAAGTATTGCTTTGGGAGCTGGAACAACATTTGAAgag TTCTTCGGGTGCCAGTGTGGTGGCCATAGACAACAAAATTGAACAGGCAATG GATCTAGTGAAGAGTCACTTGATGTATGCCGTGAGAGAAGAAGTGGAGGTTTTGAAGGAACAAATAAAGGAGCTGATCGACAGGAACTCGCAGTTGGAGCAGGAAAACAATCTTCTGAAGAATCTGGCCAGCCCGGAGCAGCTAGCGCAGTTTCAGGCGCAGCTCCAGAGCGGCTCCCCGCCGGCCTCTTCACAGCAGCCCGGGACAGCGACACAGCCTGCCCCGCCATCATCACAGAGCTCCGGGCCCTCAGCGTAG
- the LOC117407281 gene encoding TSC22 domain family protein 1-like isoform X2 has protein sequence MNAPCYTRAMDLGVCQLRHFSISFLSSLLSTDNSSVRLDNSSSGASVVAIDNKIEQAMDLVKSHLMYAVREEVEVLKEQIKELIDRNSQLEQENNLLKNLASPEQLAQFQAQLQSGSPPASSQQPGTATQPAPPSSQSSGPSA, from the exons ATGAATGCTCCGTGTTATACTAGGGCGATGGATCTTGGGGTTTGCCAGCTGAGACATTTTTCAATATCTTTCTTGTCATCATTGCTGAGCACAGACAACTCATCTGTGAGACTCGATAatag TTCTTCGGGTGCCAGTGTGGTGGCCATAGACAACAAAATTGAACAGGCAATG GATCTAGTGAAGAGTCACTTGATGTATGCCGTGAGAGAAGAAGTGGAGGTTTTGAAGGAACAAATAAAGGAGCTGATCGACAGGAACTCGCAGTTGGAGCAGGAAAACAATCTTCTGAAGAATCTGGCCAGCCCGGAGCAGCTAGCGCAGTTTCAGGCGCAGCTCCAGAGCGGCTCCCCGCCGGCCTCTTCACAGCAGCCCGGGACAGCGACACAGCCTGCCCCGCCATCATCACAGAGCTCCGGGCCCTCAGCGTAG
- the LOC117407281 gene encoding TSC22 domain family protein 1-like isoform X4 has protein sequence MLGCGSVCDLVKSHLMYAVREEVEVLKEQIKELIDRNSQLEQENNLLKNLASPEQLAQFQAQLQSGSPPASSQQPGTATQPAPPSSQSSGPSA, from the exons ATGCTGGGCTGTGGATCAGTTTGT GATCTAGTGAAGAGTCACTTGATGTATGCCGTGAGAGAAGAAGTGGAGGTTTTGAAGGAACAAATAAAGGAGCTGATCGACAGGAACTCGCAGTTGGAGCAGGAAAACAATCTTCTGAAGAATCTGGCCAGCCCGGAGCAGCTAGCGCAGTTTCAGGCGCAGCTCCAGAGCGGCTCCCCGCCGGCCTCTTCACAGCAGCCCGGGACAGCGACACAGCCTGCCCCGCCATCATCACAGAGCTCCGGGCCCTCAGCGTAG